A segment of the Carya illinoinensis cultivar Pawnee chromosome 1, C.illinoinensisPawnee_v1, whole genome shotgun sequence genome:
TGGTATGCCCATTCACATACCCAGAAAGTCCCGTGCTTTCCTCCAGCTGCCATTGGCAACGAGTTCCGTTTCATCGAAGAGAACGACGGCGATTCCGATACCGGCATTCCCTTCCTTTCTTGGCGTCTCAATGTCACCGATAGGCCGAGTACTCTCGTCCATGACTTCACTAGATGAACAAATTAACGGTGAAGACCGTGCAAGTTTCTTATTACCCATAACGTATCACGATGATCATGGTACTGTTGAAGATGTTGATGGCGATGGCTTATAGATTTGTCAAATTCtttatttcccttttttttttttttaaatctctttgTTGCTGCCTCCTTTTCTCCCTCTTACATAGATGAAGTGAGAACGGGATTATTCTATGTTCTTTGTTTGCTTTTGATCTTTAAGTTTCtttctttaactttttctctcccagttttaaaactatatacCTGGCTACCTTTTGTTGGTTTACTTTCCTTGGTCTTAACTTGAGTACTACCTGATCACGATGATCATATATATGCCGATCGCCATGATCATTTTGGTGTTTGATAACGACACAGACCCTATTgccgaggaaaaaaaaaaaagaaaagaagaagaatccaaCACAAACCCTATAATTGGTACTAATTAATTGTATGTAAATCTGAACTGCAAGTTTAGCTTACCTGAATCTGGAGCTGCCTATATTTGTACTGCATTCATCATTTATCTCTTTTCCTCGATTTCATAACTGAGCGAGATGGCGATCGATTGTGCTCTACATTTAATTCTGGGTTGCAAATATATTGATGGTCCAATGCCCATGTTCGATCACTGTGTGCTGTGTTCTTTCTGAAGGGGACACTCTGCGGTCCAGGAAAATGAAATCTGTTTGTCCTTTAGGTGTAGCGTCAAAGCTCACCGTCCAATTGGATCGGTACTACATATTAATATAGATACAGGTTGGGACCTAGCTCTTAGCAATTCTCCTTGACTGTTGTATATACATGTTTTAAGTGTGGAAATAATTAATTTCTAGCTTATAAATTCTCTagcgttatatatatatatatatatcatgctcTGACTAGCATTAATTCTAATATGTATGAGGGTCAACACTTAAGAACGTGgctcttaaattattatttgttcTAAAATTTAAACCGATAgagaaagatatatatttatatatttacagATTTTCTGTAATTCgacattatatattatttgggtgataatcaaaatgaaactaattaGATCGTTTTTTCATGTTTGGCAGTTTAAGACCTGTCAcatttaacaaaaattttatgtacagtcatttttacatactctttactccactaatatgattaattgtattttttttaatataaaataactgatttgatcaattacattagtgaaatacataaaaaaatatataaaaacgactgtatgtaacatagttaactagctagctaggcagggctcttttttaagtttttagcaCTAATTGTTAGAAAGATTAATGAAGTATTCATGAAATTCTTGTGAATTAATtcagatgcatgcatgctggcTGTATGTAGCCTTCTGGAGGACATGATAGATCATGCATTGCCACTTCATATATGTTTGGTGCTATATGAAAAGCTAGTCCCTTCCAAGGAATTAAGCACCATATATCGTGACTTGGGTTCTGTGCGTGTTTAATCAGCAACAACCGCAAGGATTTTATGAATCACGTGTGCAAATTATGAGTTTCCTCCatttaaaatatgagaaatactttttacagtcGGTAAAtgtagtcggcgtgcagtcggctgtaaaagagtgaattaatacgggacctacatgaaaaaaaaaattatttttataactttttttttattcatgtaggtctttctgaatataaaaaaaaaaaattataatttttttttattcattctgtacagccgactgcacgccaactgcatttgccgactgtatgtagcaaagcccttaaaatatatataaatattacagcTTTCCTATACATAATAAgtctcacacaccacactttttttttttttttttaaattttttttgagtttattctctttaaactaattgaattcttctactcagtATCCATATACTAAAcatttagtaaaagaaaaatataaaaaagtgtgaTGTGTAGTGTGTAagtttatgtttagaatttttcaattataaaagTAAAGGTAAGAAATGTGTTGTTTCTTAAtcttatattttgttattttcaatcACATATATAGAGGTTacacattttaaatatttgtctATTTAAGTGTCGAGCTTGTAAATTTAGTTAAAATATGTCAATATTATATTAAGATAACAAAATATAAGTTGCCATCAAGGTGGTAGCTCAAATAGTGCGAGTTGACATTTCATGACTttaaaatcaaaagtttgaattagAACATAAGTTGAAATTACTTGTAGAAGTAAAGTTTGAGTACTATGGACTATGAGATGGGTTTTGGattaattgaatattttggAGGTGTTGTGGGGACGGGCTCGCCATTGGAGCAGTAACTATGGGTCAAATTGGATATTCACAACAGAGATGGGTTTTTATGGTCACACCTAAAAAAAGTTACTACGCTAGTTGCCCTCTCTTCCCTTTttgcaaagaattaaaaaaaaaacaaaatataaaataagtaataacattattctagttcatttcgcTTGAAACACAATctaattggagagagagagagagagagagagagagagagagagagagagagagagagagagagagagagagagagagagagagagctgaaaAAGTTTAGGGCAGTGGGGTAGCAGAGCCCATGGGTCATGCTCAGCCGAGTAGAGAATAATccaaaagagaagaaaacatctCGCCTGAGTCAAGCCCAACCATTTCACTTTTTGAACCAACATATAACCTCAATCGAGCCCACGTACGTACGGAAGACAGATCGGTCATCAACCTACCCTTCACCCGATTGACCACTGAATCCATATCAAGAGTATTAGATATgatcttaattatttatgatttgaGATCGAAGTGTTggaccaaaaccacatctcacactttcatttttctttttcttctttctcttattTAATGCATAAATCTATATCATCCAACTTAATTCCTTTAGGTCCTTTACCATGTGGTACTGTCCACGCCCAGCTGCAGCTCCATTAATTCTAGTACTGAATTTGGTAATGGATATAAAGAGTTATTTCACTCATCATTCATACATCACACACCaccctttatttttattttattcttgttaaattaaaggaaaaataaaaaaataaaaaaaattaatgtgtgGTGTAGGGATAATGGgtagaatttttcttgataTAAATACTCATTAGTTAGATTgggtcaaaataattttaaacttgGGACAAGATTAGTTTCCCTGTTCATAAAAGTTATGTATACTGTTGAGTTTAAATCGCTAATATTATATCAAGGCCTCGCTTGGAACTCAAACTCAACTGagatcaactcaattcaatctaattttaagttgagtctgACAACCAAACACATAACTCTCAAATCAGTAAACTCATCTCAGCTCAAGATCTCTTTATATGTAGGACtcacaactttttttaactcaataaaTCTTTACACGCGGAACCCtaaacttttttcaactttccataaatacatataaattcattttaacatccaaaaacatctaaactcattttaggtgGGTCCATAAAACTCACttcaccatctcaactcactactattcataaagaattcaactcatctcaacacaGCTCAACATCTAAATGGGGTATAAATcattatttatcttaaaattttaaagagataatttaattatttgtattatattcataacatattaaccttacaacattctagaactgctaagaaaaggcaaaaaaaataaaatcaaaatgaaaattataataacctAGCTCCCTACAAAGCCAAATTAAACCttcctttcttgtttttatttaatttggcTTATCCTTTTGTGTTTCACCTCATTCACTCATCTTGTACTTAAATGACATAACTTTCTTAGATTCGTTGATTGCTCAATTGAAGAAGAGAGAAttgaaatagagaaagaaagcGAGACAAAAAGAGAAAGCTAGACATCAATAAGATTCACCACGTGTAGAGGCCATTGCTGCATGGATTAATAAAGATTGCAGGGGTTAAACCCTACACGTTGGAGATTGAACCAGGAACTTTCATGAACTTTTGGGTTCCATTGGAGACACTCAAGACTCCTAAAAAAAGGCCTAAATCCAAAGCCCTAGCTAAACCTAGAAAGTCCGGGGTGGTCTTGATCTTGTTTTGCCACCAAGGGCATCGTGACTTTGCAATTCCAGGTGGGACCTCCCACTCAGAAATACTCCGTTTACGTTATGGATGTTGTGAAAACAATGACAAACAAAGTAAATCAAAGCAAACACAATTAAATCAATTACACAACATAAATTAACGTGGTTAGACAACGTGTCTATATCTATGGAGTtatagaggattttattatacTAAGAAATCACAAATATACTATGGAGAGAAATCTCACTATTTAGAACACTCATGGTATACTAAACTGTTCATTAAGTACATATTTATAGTGTTACATGGCGGAAACCCTAATTTTCACTTTTCTGCATTATTCACTCAAGCAGAATGTCAATCGCGCCTCAAGTGAAATCTTTGTCCAATATTCACTCGAACTATCTGTCGAGTGAGACTCGAGCGGATTCTCTACCTAAGCTTCATTGAAGCCATCTGTCATACAAACGTCAAGTGAATTTTCTGcctagcatttttttttactgcaaccagtgtaaaaaattattagccCAAGCCTCCttcaaaatcaaccaaaaaactATAACGGGTCGACACACCAataaaccaggctccataaacTCTTTGTTTTGTATCATGTTTGATGTGTTCAAACACTTGAGAAGGCTAGTGATCTATAGATAAAAAGGTAGAGCATTTTTCAGATCATACAATTGGGTCCACTCCACAGAAATTGAGTAATTGAATGGATGAATTTGATTCTTGAGAAGAGCCTGTAGTATGCTTTTTGGGTTTGCCAGACTTGTCTACAGATTTAGGTGAAGCCGTCAATACAACTTGCTATTGGGTAAATCTTTCTCTTTTCATAGCTTTGCAGTTGTTGTTTCCACAGGAAATTAGAGTAGGATTATAGCAAGAATGTGGAGTTGCTGGAGCTTCACAATAGAGTGCAGGTGGTACTCTAGATCATGCTATTGGAAATGGgcatgattttgattttggcatTAGGGCACAATGAAAGCAGTCTACAATTTCATCTAGTAGATAAGGGAGATAGTTTGAGTGACTTTTGACCACCTTCAGGATATGTTCATGTAGACTTTGTGGTGTTTTTACTTTGACAGAGAATATTTGTTGTTAGCCTTCGTGTGTCTTTCGAAGTCTTTGTTCAAGTAAGCAGTCTGTATAAAGGAGTATTTGTCTTTGTGTAAAGAGATTAAGATTCTTCATTAGGACCAAGCATCTAATTTGGTCAAATTTTCTATGGAATTGAAGACTTCTGGGTGGAAATTGAGTTCTTCAAGTATAGACGCTGTGTTCAGAGTTTGTGATTCCCTTTGGAGATTTGTTGGAGTGAGTCGGTTCTCTGGTTAATGGATTTTTTGTTTAGTCAAGCCAAGGTGGATATTGGTTGGAGTATGGCTTAAATCTTATTGTGAAACAGGGGAACTCGCTCGAGCAGTGTGTTTTGCCGCTTGAGCGAAACTTCAAACAGAGAGTTCACTCGTTGGGTGCTCGACAGTAGCTCGAGCCAGGTGCAACTCGTGAGTTTGCTCAAAATCTGcttgacagtgagctcgagtggGAGGCCAACCCatgagttcgctcgacactcgcttAACAATCAGCTTGAGCAAGTACTTACCCTAAACATCCGCTTGACATTATGCTTGAGTGAATGTTCGGTTTTAGGGCTTCTTATGCCGTGGACTATATATACATGCTTTTCTTATGTATTTTTCAACTCATTAGCAGCCAAAcattgtagagagagagagaatccttTTGTGAAGAATCCTAAGAGTTCATTGGGTGTTTTGGGCTTTGGGATTGAGGATTTTGTAATTGATCTCTTATATTCTACCTTTGTTTATAGTGAATTCGTTGAGACCAGCCCCGCTAGTGGACCTAAACTCACATTgagccgaaccacttaaatcttggtgttctttaTGTGATTGtcgttatgttttttttttttttatttgcttccACTGTTATACTTCAAATTAGCATTTGATAACTGGTTTATAATCAAAATAGAATTATAAGGCtatttttaagaagaaaaacgCACCCAATAAATTATACACATGTACAGGGAATTACAAGGTTATGGAGCTCTGCTGGCCCGGATCAGGCAATTCATGCAACTCTTACAGTTTTCTCCAAAATCTTATGAGTTCATGTTTGCAAGATCTTgtctaaatcaaatattatatacattCCTACCCCAAGTAGCAATGATGCAGGATGCATATGATATGCACGTCATTTTAAACCACAAAGCTGCCACAAAGACGTAGGTAGGCTGTGGTTGAAATATTTAGTAAGAAGCTGGCATGGGCAGTTGATCAAAACCAAACCTAACCTCGACATCCATCCATTTATAGATGATCATGACAACGAGAATAAGTTATATATacataaccatatatatatatatatatgatcaatgaGACTTtgagtaaacaaataaaaaccctaAAGTTAAAAGTGGCTTTCGTGCAAGCAACCGCCTATAATCTGCCTGCACCCAACAACATACTTATATTCATGTGCTGGGCCGCTGGCTTTCACTTTCACTtacctaattatatatattaacatgatTATTAACCCCACATCTACATCGTACGTCCTTTTTTAATCCTTCTATATACgtgtgtaaaatatatatatatatatatatatatattctctaactccattaattaagacttggttactaaatattaaattatcttatctaattattataattttatcaaattttcatataaaatataataaataatttattttttttaaattttaaaataaaattatattataataatattttatttaactttaaaaaaatatcttatctcatgaCAAAACGAGGCCAAGACTTTAGCGGCCAGTTACCATGTGGCCGTGCCCATGGCCAGCTGCAGGTCCATTAATTCCGGTATTGATTTTGGTATGAATACTCGTAGAGAATGCATGGGCCGATcagaattataattttaaactaggGACAAGATTATTTCCATCCGCTCAGTTTGTTGAGCATCCCGTGCAGAATGAagggaaacaaaataaattaacgaAAATGGAAATTATAACAACCAATTAGGTCCCAGTGCCTTACCtaattcctttgttttttttatttaattttttttatccttctGTGTTTCGCTTCCTGTACTCTCCTTACTTAAATGACATCTTTCGTAGATTCGTTGATTGCTCAACCAAATAATACAGATTGAGAACTGAGGAAGCTGAAAGCAAGACAAGGAAAGAGAAAGCTAGACATCAATGGTGAATCTTGTTGAAGTACAGAAGCCGTTGCTGCATGGGTTAATGAAGATGGCAGGGGTTAAACCCTACACGTTGGAGATTGAACCAGGAACTGTCATGAACTTCTGGGTTCCATTGGAGACCCTCAAGACTCCCATAAAAGGCCAAAATCAAGAGCCCCCGGCTAAACCTAGCAAGCCCGTGGTGGTGCTGATACACGGTTTCGCCGCCGAGGGCATCGTGACTTGGCAATTCCAGGTGGGAGCTCTTACTAAGAAATACTCCGTTTACGTGCCGGACCTCCTCTTCTTTGGCGGCTCTATCACCGATAAAACCGACCGTTCCCCGGATTTCCAAGCCGAGTGCTTGGCTACAGGACTGCGGAAGCTCGGGGTGGAGAGATGCACCTTGGTTGGGTTCAGTTACGGTGGGATGGTGGCGTTCAAAATGGCTGAACGGCACCCTGACCTGGTTCAGGCCGTGGTGGCGTCCGGCTCGGTCGTGGCAATGACCGATACCATCAATGAAACAATGCTGAAAAGCATGGGGTTTTCTTCTTCGTCGGAGCTCCTGTTGCCTACCTCGGTCAAAGGTATGAAAGCGCTTCTCTCTGTTGCTGCTCACAAAAAGCTGTGGTTTCCGGATCGGCTTCACAAAGACTTCCTTGAGGTTTGCTCCGACACTCATGCTATATcactttttctttaaatttccCATTGCAATATCTTCATCATATGGCAATCACGTCTAGTTTTGCGTGGCTGATCAATATGGAACTTGACGAAACGGTTGGGTTCGAACCAGAAGCGGGGGGGCCGCAGGGGCCACGTACGGcctcctgtttttttttttctaaatgtatatataaaattgaaaaaaatacttttatataatgTATTTAATATCTTCGTCAATATGTTTGATAGAAaatgactgcatataaaatttttaatatgttacgaTGGGtttaacttataatttatttatttttatgaaatatgtattaaaaaagGACGTTTACATTAGGGTATGaggcattttatttatttatttgtgtttCTTAATATTTCCAAATGAATTTTGATCGTTACTAAATACAGTTGAATTTGACTTGGTTAGTGTTATGCATATTATACATAGTGTACGTTCTCTTTAACTAACTAACTATGGGTATACTAATTATTTACGTTTTGGAaagttgtaaaaataataaaaaattatagttatacaatatttttacaatcttttatataattatattttaaatcaagagtatttatataaaataacttataaaagtaacatcattttatatgaatatcctcattttaaaatatagttttataaaggATTGTAAAAATGAGTATACATGtatcattaccaaaaaaaaagttagagaataatttcatttaaaaagtaaatcgTTTTCACGCTAAAAAGCAGGTCATGATTATCTTCCTAGTTTTGGACTCTACGAAAAATATTGGATTgcgtattgttttttttatagaagGGGTAGAGGTTTCCAACTCAGATCGGACCATATGTCATCAAGTCATCAAGCATTAGGTATTGGATTGCATATTCCAATCTACATTGACCAAATTTATTAATGGTAGAGTTAATGTAAATACCCAGAaagtcctttttttattttttattttttattttttacattaggATAtgaggctatatatatatatatagctaggcttaaaaactaaattaggtGTAAtttagtgagatgagatgagataattttaaatgaaagttgaataaaatattgttagaatattatgttttaatattattattattttgagatttgaaaaaattgaattgtttatgatattttgtatagaaatctgaaaaattataatgatgagataagatgagatgaaactatAAACAAACGGGACATTTAAGAgctgtttggattgagaaatcattttatcttatctcatcttattccaacattacaatttttctaaattctaatataaaatataataaatagtttaattttttcaaatttcaattcaactttttttcaaatctcaaaaagaataataatattaaaaaaataatattctaatactattttatttaacttttaacttttctctaaaatcatttcatttcgtctcactatccaaataacCCAAAAAACTCCCAACTAATACGTACCTAACTAGTGTCGTAAGCCGTGGCAACTTTCATCCCAAACATCGTGACTTCCGGagagtcatttttacgtacATACCTAACCATGATGCGTGTCCATGCAATGCAAGTCAATTACTGATGTAACAAACCCATAGGAAGATCAAACTCAATTATCAATGtacgttaaaaaataattaaaatcacccTTAATTAAACTTTTAGGCAACCTAAAAGTAATAATTTTGATGTGACCTTTGAGTTTGAAAACAGTGATCTATTGAAGTTTAGTGGACTAGATATTCAccactaatattttttaaaatttttatgatattaaattaatgttaataataattattcaatcttaattaattttagttCGATTCCTCTAAGGCAGGCACTCATGATCTTTTGTctccaaacaaaataaatagaaataacaTTTTTGTATGGAAGTTATtagcatttttcataattattgtGGATGGTTCCTGGAGAAATTATAGGTGATGTTCAACAACAGAAAG
Coding sequences within it:
- the LOC122307771 gene encoding epoxide hydrolase 3-like isoform X1, encoding MVNLVEVQKPLLHGLMKMAGVKPYTLEIEPGTVMNFWVPLETLKTPIKGQNQEPPAKPSKPVVVLIHGFAAEGIVTWQFQVGALTKKYSVYVPDLLFFGGSITDKTDRSPDFQAECLATGLRKLGVERCTLVGFSYGGMVAFKMAERHPDLVQAVVASGSVVAMTDTINETMLKSMGFSSSSELLLPTSVKGMKALLSVAAHKKLWFPDRLHKDFLEVMFNNRKERGELLEALLIGNKDATVPHFPQIIHLLWGEYDRIFDMEIAQNMKEQLGENASFQVIKKAGHLVHLERPCVYNRYLNRFLASFHEDKTRENPQK
- the LOC122307771 gene encoding biotin biosynthesis bifunctional protein BioHC-like isoform X2; translated protein: MVNLVEVQKPLLHGLMKMAGVKPYTLEIEPGTVMNFWVPLETLKTPIKGQNQEPPAKPSKPVVVLIHGFAAEGIVTWQFQVGALTKKYSVYVPDLLFFGGSITDKTDRSPDFQAECLATGLRKLGVERCTLVGFSYGGMVAFKMAERHPDLVQAVVASGSVVAMTDTINETMLKSMGFSSSSELLLPTSVKGMKALLSVAAHKKLWFPDRLHKDFLEVMFNNRKERGELLEALLIGNKDATVPHFPQATGRKCIISGHKEGRSLGSPGETLCLQ